The sequence ACAAAATTATTTTTGTTTTTATAAACTAAATCCTTATCTTAACAAGATTCTTTTTCCTCGATCATTTTTCTTTTTTTAATTTTACCCCACAGAATATTTGATCATGTTGGATGTAAAAACTGTTTTTGTTGCAAATCATAGATTGGTTTAAAAAACCGTAATGGTAAAACCCCAATTAGAATAACAACTGGGCCAATTACAAATAAGAAAACAGCTGTAATAGCTGGGCGAGGCCAGTCCTTCATATGTCATCCTTCTGGGAATAATCGAGCCATATATCAATAGGTATCTAAAATATATTGGGTTCCAAAATAGTTGTTAAATAACTCCGCACATAAATAAATAATAACTAAGGTAACTGCCGATCTGAAAACAGTATGACGGTCAAATTTATAATTAGTGATTCCATATCAATAAACATATAAATAACCATAAGTAATAACGCCATGACCAAAATAATATTCATAGTATCAAAAACTACTTGGATAATATTCTAATGGTACTGCTAAAGCAAATAATGGTCCCGTAATTGCTAAAGGGGCAAAACATTCTAAGAAAATTTTTTTTGGATAAATCAATAAAATTATTAAAGCAAAACTTGTAATTGTACAAACTTGCAAATAAAAATAGGAAATAATATTGTCAAATCCTTTTTCCATTGCATAACTAATAAAATGAGAAAGTTGAACTATAACAACAAGCAGAGAAACAATTAGTCGTAAATAAATTTTTTCGGCAGTTTTAGCATAAAATTTTGGAAACATATTTAATGATAAGCAAGCAAAAATGATTAGAACAAGAGCAATTAATCAATAAAAAATTGTCATTAGTCTGCTAGTTTATCCCTTATCTTCTTGATCCCCAAAAAAATATTTTGTTCTAAAACTAAACTAATTTGTTTTATCATCATTTTATCTGCTCCCTTGTAATTAATAATTTTTGATATTGCTAATAGGTTAATACAAGTGATATTTAAGGTAATTATAGTACATTAAAAAATTAATTTACAATTTAATTTTGTTTTTTACCAGTAAGTTTTTTCTTTTTTTGATATTTTTTGGTAATTTTATTACTAAAAATCTTTATAAATGCAAAGGCAAAATTGATTAACAAGATTAATTTTGCTAGAATTAAGGCATAAAATTATTACAAGCAGAAAAACTATCTTAAAGTACCACTAAAATTTTATTTATCCCAAGCAATTAAAACATTGGAGGAAGAAAAATGTTAAAAGTTAATAATATATACTTTAAGATTATGTTGAGCCTTGCGCTAGTTGTTTCTGCCTTTTTAGTATATGACTTCTTTCTTGCACTTTTTGACCCAATGCCAAAATTCGCTAATCTAAATTATGGGTTACGAATTTTAACCTACTATTCTTTTTTTACTATTCAAACCAATTATTTAGTAACAATCTTTTTCTACATTGCCGCCATTAAAATGCGAAAAAAACAACAATATCCCCAATTCCCACTCTTACTAGCAATTACAACCTATATTACAATTACAATGCTAGTTTTTTGAGGGGGAATTGCTTCAAAAGGAAATGAACTTAATCAATATGACGGTTGACATTGAGTTGGAACATTTTTTTTACACTTAATTAACCCAATTATTATGATCACCGTTTTTTGTTTTACTTGTGGTAAAAAATATTATTTTTGAGAAAACCATGCCAAAAAAAATCTATGAATTATTCTAGTTTACATGTTTTTTTTCCTAATAACATCCTTAATTAAAGGCATTATTCTACACCATTTCAAATATGATAGTGATATTCTTTTCCCATATTTTTTCTTAGACATCTATTCTGACACATGGTTTTTTCTATTAACAATTGCGTTGTTAGTAATTTTAGCGATTGCGATTGGGATGCAATATTTTTACATTTGACTTAATAATAAGTTATACATCAAACGTCATAAAAATAAACACATTACGGAATGATCCCCACCAAATAATATTCGTTTAATATGAAAGTTTGACCATAAAGTTAAAGTTGGAATTAGATTAGCTCTTAGTTGTACTATTATAGTTTTTATTATAACTCTTGCTTTAACTAGTATTTTAATTTTTTCAGCATTAATTATAGGAGCAATTGCAGCAGCATTTAAATCTACATCATGACCACTTTGGTTAGTTATCGGTGGGGTTTCTCTTTTGATTATTAGTTTTATTATTTTAATAATTTTAATTCCCGCAATTAAATATACGAAAAAAGGTTCTCTACAAGCTAAAAATTTAATTGCTATGTTAAT is a genomic window of Spiroplasma syrphidicola EA-1 containing:
- a CDS encoding TMEM164 family acyltransferase — encoded protein: MTIFYWLIALVLIIFACLSLNMFPKFYAKTAEKIYLRLIVSLLVVIVQLSHFISYAMEKGFDNIISYFYLQVCTITSFALIILLIYPKKIFLECFAPLAITGPLFALAVPLEYYPSSFWYYEYYFGHGVITYGYLYVYWYGITNYKFDRHTVFRSAVTLVIIYLCAELFNNYFGTQYILDTYWYMARLFPEGWHMKDWPRPAITAVFLFVIGPVVILIGVLPLRFFKPIYDLQQKQFLHPTWSNILWGKIKKRKMIEEKESC